From the Fulvia fulva chromosome 2, complete sequence genome, one window contains:
- a CDS encoding 2-oxoglutarate-Fe(II) type oxidoreductase ppzC, which translates to MTAATIAQPSVHKLELRTALGPVYRDALDTPPRDCTNDEIPIIDLSPIFADALDDRLAVAKQIKWASTTPGFFYIENHGIEAQTIDNARKALLSFFHQRHEDKMKVHKSHFKSSINGYSPARTTLINKADKIDNREAFSWQYLPKYDPDSKPLDDIPKEVKPYIYGEDAIWDCTAHLEGFKEATLEYWSACLTLARHLVRTFALALELPEDYFDSRVTYPGADGVYNYYPPSTAQDLEDNTCGLGSHTDLQLFTLLWQDAHGGLQVLKPGNLSTDPYQWIKAVPVPDTIVVNIGDFLMRLSNDTFKSTVHRVYNKTGKEQVSMPFFFGLNFNCVEGVIPSCVNEQNSARYEPISCGDWCQLRFKQESVDFAKAKDASAGAPSGKVVAT; encoded by the coding sequence ATGACCGCCGCAACCATCGCTCAGCCTTCCGTTCACAAGCTGGAACTCAGAACAGCGCTTGGTCCAGTTTACCGCGACGCCCTAGACACGCCGCCAAGGGACTGCACGAACGACGAGATCCCAATCATCGACCTCTCGCCCATCTTCGCCGACGCCCTTGATGATCGTCTCGCAGTGGCCAAGCAGATAAAATGGGCGAGCACCACGCCCGGCTTCTTCTATATCGAAAACCATGGCATCGAGGCACAAACCATTGACAATGCCCGCAAAGCTCTGTTATCATTCTTCCATCAACGCCATGAGGATAAGATGAAAGTCCACAAGAGCCACTTCAAGAGCAGCATCAATGGCTACTCACCAGCTCGCACGACTCTGATCAACAAAGCCGATAAGATCGACAACCGCGAGGCTTTTTCGTGGCAATATCTACCCAAGTACGACCCGGATTCAAAGCCTCTGGACGATATTCCCAAAGAGGTCAAGCCATATATCTATGGTGAGGATGCAATCTGGGATTGCACGGCACATCTCGAAGGCTTCAAAGAGGCGACCCTCGAATACTGGTCGGCGTGTCTGACTCTCGCGAGACATCTCGTGCGGACTTTTGCTCTGGCGCTGGAACTGCCGGAAGACTACTTCGATTCCAGGGTGACGTACCCAGGTGCCGATGGTGTGTACAACTACTATCCACCATCTACAGCACAAGATCTCGAAGACAATACCTGTGGCCTGGGAAGTCACACCGATCTTCAACTCTTCACACTCCTCTGGCAAGATGCACACGGCGGCCTGCAAGTCCTCAAGCCTGGCAACTTATCAACTGATCCATATCAGTGGATAAAAGCCGTCCCAGTACCTGACACCATCGTGGTCAACATCGGCGACTTCCTGATGAGACTATCGAACGACACGTTCAAGTCAACCGTGCATCGGGTGTACAACAAGACTGGCAAGGAACAAGTATCAATGCCTTTCTTCTTCGGGCTGAACTTCAATTGTGTCGAAGGTGTGATACCCAGCTGTGTCAATGAGCAGAATTCCGCGAGGTATGAGCCGATCAGTTGTGGTGATTGGTGCCAGCTACGATTCAAGCAGGAGAGTGTGGATTTTGCGAAAGCAAAAGATGCAAGTGCTGGTGCGCCTAGTGGGAAAGTCGTTGCAACGTGA
- a CDS encoding putative NADPH-dependent quinone reductase tdiC — translation MNIQQAQITTWGSTPTLQTITLPPPAPSELRIKALAIGIHRVVRSRAAGSHYSAKTLPHTPGIDGVGLTDDDQKVYFLTFGTGTLAEYVNMPKSAVYPLDPGVDPVQVAASINPAMSSWMAFKGRTRDLPKGFTVLILGVTSASGRVAVPLARALGAGRVFGAARNEQAMEKLGLDRRIVIAEKAEETEFGDLDDVDVVLDYVYGLLAVHLFNSLKTPKPVQYVHIGALSEPEITIPGGVLRSKDITIRGSGPGAWSMKAFAETLPELLSIIPGIPEQPVEVAKFEELEEKWKYDGPKRLVFVP, via the coding sequence ATGAACATCCAGCAAGCCCAGATCACCACCTGGGGCTCCACTCCCACCCTCCAAACCATCACACTCCCTCCTCCCGCCCCATCCGAACTCCGCATCAAAGCCCTCGCCATCGGAATCCACCGCGTCGTCCGGTCCCGCGCCGCAGGCTCCCACTACTCTGCCAAAACGCTACCTCACACCCCCGGCATCGATGGCGTGGGCCTCACAGACGACGACCAGAAGGTCTACTTCCTGACTTTCGGTACAGGAACTCTAGCTGAGTACGTTAACATGCCGAAGAGTGCGGTGTATCCCTTAGACCCAGGAGTTGATCCCGTGCAGGTGGCGGCTAGTATCAACCCAGCGATGAGTTCGTGGATGGCGTTCAAGGGACGGACGAGGGATTTGCCGAAGGGGTTTACGGTCTTGATTCTCGGGGTTACGTCAGCGAGTGGGAGGGTTGCGGTGCCGTTGGCGAGGGCCTTGGGCGCGGGGAGGGTATTCGGGGCTGCGAGGAATGAGCAGGCGATGGAAAAGCTCGGACTTGATCGAAGGATTGTGATTGCCGAGAAAGCGGAGGAGACAGAGTTTGGTGACCTGGACGATGTTGATGTGGTGTTGGATTATGTTTATGGGCTGTTGGCTGTGCATCTGTTCAATTCGTTGAAGACGCCGAAGCCGGTGCAGTATGTACACATTGGAGCACTATCGGAGCCTGAGATTACGATTCCGGGAGGGGTGCTGAGGTCGAAAGACATCACGATCAGGGGATCTGGGCCTGGAGCTTGGAGCATGAAGGCTTTCGCTGAGACACTGCCGGAGCTGTTGAGCATTATCCCCGGTATACCTGAGCAGCCAGTAGAGGTGGCGAAGTTCGAGGAGTTGGAAGAGAAGTGGAAATATGATGGACCGAAGAGGTTGGTGTTTGTTCCGTAG